A genome region from Coprococcus phoceensis includes the following:
- a CDS encoding helix-turn-helix transcriptional regulator, whose translation MCRTEDGIVQYAPLCIHTFRLIAPRKLLEAQQFNQQYHSYEEIQNVPDRLRWCRHHMGLMQKEVAEQIGISRGHYIDYEVGYVDYYPKEVVDRLADFYHIPVEDLLDEYNLFLYKGQGKMLKECREKMGLKKKPFARMLHVDPNTYRNWESDKKRMFKLTWEKYFREVLLANQNASNQNNI comes from the coding sequence ATGTGCAGAACAGAAGACGGCATTGTACAGTACGCTCCTCTGTGCATCCATACATTCCGGCTGATTGCTCCCCGCAAGCTCCTGGAAGCCCAGCAGTTCAATCAGCAGTATCACAGCTACGAAGAAATACAAAATGTTCCTGACCGTCTGCGCTGGTGCCGCCACCACATGGGTCTGATGCAGAAAGAGGTTGCAGAACAGATTGGAATCTCCAGAGGACACTATATAGATTATGAAGTGGGATATGTTGATTACTACCCGAAAGAAGTGGTGGACAGGCTGGCAGACTTCTATCATATCCCGGTTGAAGACCTTCTGGATGAATACAATCTTTTCTTATATAAAGGTCAGGGGAAAATGCTAAAAGAGTGCCGGGAAAAAATGGGGTTAAAGAAGAAACCCTTTGCGAGAATGCTGCATGTGGATCCAAATACTTACCGGAACTGGGAATCAGATAAAAAAAGAATGTTTAAGCTTACCTGGGAAAAGTATTTTCGTGAAGTGCTCTTAGCCAATCAGAATGCATCAAATCAGAATAACATTTGA
- a CDS encoding tetratricopeptide repeat protein, translating into MERCDFSSIITTVRKYIGDDRGMNQIDLLYELFEGFLEEESSQDFDFDNGLVCRWFNGQARISPRISGYYLHTDNRNRLADDIETNILPLMCDSAMAIQEIYKILIQDGTISDQKKEQLTQDYPCHTSEEQAAFLASVLCFGMERTFVKRNAATKKLLAAGTLSPVISDFVYNGEVPKACAHFCGRNQELSTLHELISEKRIIFLQGIAGIGKSELAKAYARAYRKDYTNILYLTYSGDLRQDIIDLDFVDDLPEDTEEDRFRKHNRFLRSLKEDTLLIIDNFNTTAGKDAFFSVLLKYRCRILFTTRSRFDNYASFNLGEISDPDALLSLMGYFYSDAKRKQSILKQIIQTVHSHTLAVELSARLLETGILEPQELLARLQVEKSALGATDTIDIVKDGQSRKATYYEHIHTLFSLYRLSEEELNIMRGLIFVPVSGVSGRLYANWMKLSDMNRINDLIEKGFVQTQSGRQISLHPMIQEVAIDETRPSVNNSAVLLDSLQTICLLHGHDVTWYKPLFLTIENIIREIADDNTPAYLSFLEDVFPYMEKYHYTAGMELIIGKLSGLLTDETVGRSTDRAVLLDYRAACEEKTEKAIKLEKEAIALIPEISEENAHLVSNLYSNLGGLYKKAGKRDLAQQAMEQGLRILEQYDLLYYHDSIAQTANYAVLLTEMGQPEKGLSALKKLSRMIRDLNSDQTMDYATVQEAIGGICLATGDIRQATTHFKKALAIYEAVHNGEPDMIETKKQEILQAYTQTGIALGQQLLNN; encoded by the coding sequence ATGGAACGCTGCGATTTCAGTTCAATCATTACCACGGTTCGCAAATATATCGGCGATGACAGAGGAATGAATCAGATTGATCTGCTTTATGAATTGTTTGAAGGTTTTCTTGAAGAGGAATCTTCACAGGACTTTGATTTTGACAACGGTCTTGTCTGCCGCTGGTTTAACGGACAGGCCCGGATCAGCCCCCGCATCTCCGGATATTATCTCCATACAGACAACAGGAACCGTCTGGCTGATGATATAGAAACAAATATTCTGCCGCTAATGTGTGACAGCGCAATGGCAATACAGGAAATCTACAAGATCCTGATACAGGATGGAACTATTTCCGATCAGAAAAAAGAACAGCTTACTCAGGATTACCCGTGTCATACTTCTGAAGAACAGGCTGCTTTTCTTGCGTCTGTTCTTTGCTTTGGAATGGAACGGACATTTGTTAAAAGGAACGCTGCCACCAAAAAACTGCTTGCTGCCGGAACACTGTCTCCGGTAATCAGTGATTTTGTTTATAACGGAGAAGTTCCCAAGGCGTGTGCTCATTTCTGCGGAAGGAATCAAGAGCTTTCCACACTTCACGAATTAATTTCAGAAAAGCGGATCATTTTTCTGCAGGGGATTGCCGGTATCGGGAAAAGCGAGCTTGCCAAAGCATATGCAAGAGCTTACAGAAAAGACTATACAAATATTTTGTATCTGACCTACAGCGGTGATCTGCGGCAGGATATCATTGATCTGGACTTTGTGGATGATCTGCCGGAGGACACGGAAGAAGACCGTTTCCGCAAGCACAACCGTTTCCTGCGGTCACTAAAAGAAGATACTTTGCTTATCATAGACAACTTTAATACTACAGCCGGAAAAGACGCCTTCTTCTCTGTACTGTTAAAATACCGCTGCCGTATCCTTTTTACTACCCGAAGCCGTTTTGATAACTATGCGTCTTTCAATCTTGGCGAAATATCTGATCCTGATGCTTTATTGTCACTAATGGGATATTTCTACTCAGATGCAAAGAGGAAACAGTCTATCCTGAAACAAATTATTCAGACCGTTCACAGCCATACACTGGCGGTAGAATTATCCGCACGGCTGTTGGAAACAGGTATCCTGGAACCACAGGAATTACTGGCACGGCTACAGGTTGAAAAATCTGCCCTTGGCGCAACGGATACCATTGATATCGTAAAAGACGGACAAAGTCGGAAAGCTACCTATTATGAGCATATACATACGTTGTTTTCTCTGTATCGTCTCTCCGAGGAAGAACTTAATATTATGCGGGGGCTGATTTTTGTTCCCGTCAGCGGAGTCAGCGGACGACTGTATGCAAACTGGATGAAACTTTCGGACATGAACAGGATCAATGACCTGATTGAGAAAGGCTTTGTACAGACACAATCCGGAAGACAGATTTCTCTTCATCCCATGATACAGGAAGTGGCAATTGACGAGACCAGACCGTCAGTAAATAACAGTGCTGTACTGCTTGACAGCCTGCAAACCATCTGTCTGCTACATGGACATGACGTCACCTGGTACAAACCGCTGTTTCTGACCATCGAGAACATCATTCGGGAGATTGCAGATGACAATACGCCGGCTTATTTGAGTTTTCTGGAAGATGTATTTCCCTACATGGAAAAGTACCACTATACAGCTGGAATGGAATTAATCATCGGCAAATTATCCGGGCTGCTCACAGATGAAACTGTCGGGCGCAGTACAGACCGGGCGGTCCTGCTGGATTATCGTGCCGCCTGTGAAGAGAAAACGGAAAAAGCCATCAAACTGGAAAAGGAAGCCATCGCCCTGATCCCGGAGATCTCAGAAGAAAATGCTCACCTTGTTTCCAATCTCTACTCCAATCTGGGCGGGCTTTACAAAAAGGCAGGGAAACGGGATCTGGCACAGCAGGCTATGGAGCAGGGGCTTCGGATCCTGGAACAGTATGATCTGCTTTACTACCATGACAGCATTGCCCAGACTGCGAACTATGCCGTTCTCCTTACTGAAATGGGGCAGCCGGAAAAAGGGCTCTCCGCTCTAAAAAAACTATCCCGGATGATCCGGGACTTGAACTCTGACCAGACCATGGATTACGCTACAGTTCAGGAAGCAATAGGCGGTATCTGCCTGGCTACAGGCGATATCCGTCAGGCCACCACTCATTTCAAAAAAGCTCTGGCTATCTATGAAGCGGTACATAATGGGGAACCGGATATGATTGAGACAAAAAAGCAGGAAATCCTTCAGGCTTATACACAGACAGGGATAGCCTTAGGACAACAGCTGCTTAATAATTAG
- a CDS encoding helix-turn-helix domain-containing protein, whose translation MNYGHLEMRIEELLKEKGISKNTICRDLDIPRANFNRYCRNEFQRIDANLVCKLCSYLDCEIGELIVYVKE comes from the coding sequence ATGAATTATGGTCATCTGGAAATGCGAATAGAAGAATTGCTGAAAGAAAAGGGAATCAGCAAGAATACGATCTGCCGTGATCTGGATATTCCAAGAGCGAATTTTAACAGGTATTGCAGAAATGAATTTCAACGGATAGATGCAAATCTGGTCTGTAAATTATGCAGTTATCTGGACTGTGAGATTGGAGAACTGATCGTATATGTAAAAGAATAA
- a CDS encoding ParM/StbA family protein, which translates to MKEFKNLMIIGVDHGYGNIKTAGTVTKNGVTAYETEPIFSGNILEYGGMYYRIGDCHKEFIPDKAADEDYYLLTLMAVARELNLYGIREADVHLAAGLPLTWIRRQREEFRSYLLRNPEVTYRFNKKEYHIRLAGCSLYPQGYPAVVSRLKDFRGTNLLADIGNGTMNILYINNKKAVESRCWTEKFGVSQCMTAARNAVMDTFGVRINEATIEQVFRHGTADIGKPYLDCITSAARQYVADIFTTLRRYEYNPDLMRLYIVGGGGCLIRNFGRYEESRVTIIDDICATAKGYEALALAALRRKERP; encoded by the coding sequence ATGAAAGAATTTAAAAATCTCATGATCATCGGCGTGGATCACGGCTACGGCAACATTAAGACCGCCGGTACTGTCACTAAAAACGGCGTGACAGCCTATGAGACCGAACCGATCTTCTCCGGCAACATCCTGGAATACGGCGGGATGTACTATCGGATCGGGGACTGCCACAAGGAATTTATCCCGGACAAAGCTGCGGATGAGGACTATTACCTGCTCACGCTGATGGCTGTGGCAAGGGAGCTGAACCTGTACGGCATCCGGGAAGCAGACGTTCATCTTGCGGCCGGACTTCCACTCACATGGATCCGCAGACAGCGGGAAGAATTCCGAAGCTATCTGCTCCGTAATCCGGAAGTAACCTATCGGTTCAACAAAAAAGAGTATCACATCCGCTTGGCCGGATGCAGCCTGTATCCCCAGGGATACCCTGCCGTTGTCAGCCGTCTCAAAGATTTCAGAGGGACAAATCTTCTGGCAGATATCGGGAACGGTACTATGAACATTTTGTATATCAACAACAAAAAGGCCGTGGAGAGCCGTTGCTGGACAGAAAAGTTCGGTGTCAGCCAGTGCATGACCGCAGCACGAAATGCAGTCATGGATACCTTCGGTGTCAGGATCAATGAAGCAACGATTGAACAGGTATTCCGCCACGGTACTGCTGATATCGGGAAACCTTATCTGGACTGTATCACCTCTGCGGCAAGGCAGTATGTGGCAGATATTTTTACCACCCTGCGCCGGTATGAATACAATCCGGATCTCATGCGGCTGTATATTGTGGGCGGCGGTGGCTGTCTGATCCGAAACTTCGGGCGGTATGAGGAAAGCCGGGTAACGATCATTGATGATATCTGTGCCACGGCAAAAGGATATGAAGCTCTTGCGCTTGCCGCTCTCCGCAGGAAGGAGCGCCCATGA
- a CDS encoding adenylate cyclase, whose amino-acid sequence MTDRIRSTNVRFNLDKEIPAQAWQYLQTMDRQEFKSYSQVIAAALVDYFDRYYKSREDPYLETREREEQFVQQIVSAVEKSMEKALPVFLAGCMAGLSKSNAAVPPAESPATDPDADVDWDFLGE is encoded by the coding sequence ATGACAGACAGAATCCGAAGCACCAATGTCCGGTTTAACCTGGACAAGGAGATCCCTGCCCAGGCATGGCAGTATCTCCAGACTATGGACAGGCAGGAATTCAAATCCTACAGTCAGGTGATCGCCGCCGCTCTGGTAGATTACTTTGACCGCTATTACAAAAGCCGGGAAGATCCCTATCTGGAAACTCGGGAGCGGGAAGAACAGTTTGTACAGCAGATCGTCTCTGCGGTGGAGAAGTCTATGGAAAAAGCACTTCCAGTCTTTCTGGCCGGCTGCATGGCCGGGCTGTCAAAGTCCAATGCAGCCGTTCCCCCTGCAGAATCTCCGGCGACTGACCCTGACGCCGATGTGGACTGGGATTTTCTGGGCGAGTAG
- a CDS encoding replication initiator protein A — MTHFLTPGSQILNYLVFPKFLLEIDDLNETAKILYMILLDRARLSQKNDRWTDENGHVYLFFTIPSLADAMHKSEMTIKTALKALEEKQLIYRKRQGIGRPNRIYVKYPDALPSTDRKLSIRETENCLSERQDLVCQKDRNLSGSKNKKNKYQERNRWDRGNRIPYGPGSDRKYECKEEESL, encoded by the coding sequence ATGACACATTTTCTCACGCCGGGCAGCCAGATCCTGAACTATCTGGTATTCCCAAAATTTTTACTGGAAATAGATGATCTGAATGAGACAGCAAAGATCCTTTACATGATCCTGCTCGACCGGGCAAGGCTGTCACAGAAGAATGACAGATGGACGGATGAAAATGGCCATGTATACCTCTTCTTCACCATACCCTCTCTGGCAGACGCCATGCATAAGAGCGAAATGACCATCAAAACGGCGCTGAAAGCACTGGAAGAAAAACAGCTCATTTATCGAAAGCGTCAGGGGATCGGACGTCCTAACCGCATCTATGTAAAGTATCCGGATGCCCTGCCGTCCACAGACAGAAAACTGTCCATCAGGGAGACAGAAAACTGTCTGTCAGAGAGACAGGATCTTGTCTGTCAGAAAGACAGGAATCTGTCCGGTAGTAAAAATAAGAAGAACAAATATCAAGAGAGAAACCGATGGGATCGGGGAAACCGCATTCCTTACGGCCCCGGTTCCGACCGGAAATATGAATGCAAGGAGGAGGAAAGCCTATGA
- a CDS encoding ATP-binding protein — MTLKEDEYLNEADGLIYCSKCHTPRQCRVQLGGKEFRPAIRCRCQQDAYEQQEKERKQREFLEHISRLKASGLQDKALRDYNFSNNKGYNPEIRKAHEYVAHWKEMKEKSLGLLLWGDVGTGKSFFAGCIANALLEQGVPVLMTNFARILNTLTGMYSDDRNRFIESFNQYSLLIIDDLGVERSSEFALEQVFSVIDSRYRSRKPIIITTNLTLEELKKPQDLAHARIYDRILERCIPVKISRQNIREMNAASNLKAVRKLFQSDTVDRK, encoded by the coding sequence ATGACCTTAAAAGAGGACGAATATTTAAACGAAGCGGACGGGCTCATTTACTGTTCCAAATGCCATACGCCGCGGCAGTGCAGAGTCCAGCTTGGCGGGAAAGAATTCCGTCCGGCCATACGGTGCCGCTGTCAGCAGGACGCATACGAACAGCAGGAGAAAGAACGGAAACAGCGGGAATTCCTGGAGCATATCTCACGGCTCAAAGCCAGCGGCCTGCAGGACAAAGCGCTGCGGGATTATAACTTTTCCAATAACAAAGGCTATAATCCGGAAATCCGGAAAGCACATGAGTATGTCGCCCACTGGAAGGAGATGAAAGAAAAGTCTCTGGGGCTTCTGCTCTGGGGAGATGTAGGAACAGGGAAATCCTTTTTTGCCGGATGTATCGCTAACGCACTGTTGGAACAGGGCGTGCCGGTTCTGATGACCAATTTTGCCCGCATCCTGAACACCTTGACCGGGATGTACTCCGATGACCGGAACCGGTTCATTGAAAGCTTCAATCAATACAGCCTGCTGATCATCGATGACCTTGGCGTAGAACGCAGTTCTGAGTTTGCCCTGGAGCAGGTATTCAGTGTCATCGACAGCCGTTACCGGAGCAGGAAACCCATAATCATCACAACAAATCTGACTCTGGAAGAGCTGAAAAAACCGCAGGATCTGGCACACGCCAGAATTTATGACCGCATACTGGAGCGCTGTATTCCCGTGAAGATCAGCCGTCAGAATATACGGGAGATGAATGCCGCTTCTAACCTGAAAGCAGTACGGAAACTGTTCCAATCTGACACCGTGGACAGGAAATAG
- a CDS encoding DUF3847 domain-containing protein, with the protein MEKLSTEETKKQLLQAKHRMEAAQARDRKKERSARTRRLILEGAELERVVPEVREMTTEELRHFLLLHLQKHS; encoded by the coding sequence ATGGAAAAATTATCAACAGAAGAAACAAAAAAGCAGTTACTGCAGGCAAAACACCGGATGGAGGCTGCCCAGGCCAGAGACCGGAAAAAAGAGCGGAGCGCCCGGACAAGGCGTCTGATCCTGGAAGGAGCGGAACTGGAACGTGTTGTACCGGAAGTCCGGGAGATGACAACGGAGGAGCTTCGGCATTTTCTTCTGCTCCATTTACAGAAACATTCTTAA
- the mobQ gene encoding MobQ family relaxase, producing MAIYHMSAKVVSRGAGRSAVAASAYLSCSRMYNDYDGVQHDYTRKQGLIFQEVLLPPKASPEWKDREQLWNAVERAEKTKDSRLAREFVVALPIELPRKAQISLLRDFIQNNFVDMGMCADFAIHDTDGHNPHAHILLTVRPLETDGTWQYKTQKEYLCIRNGEEKGFTASEFKDAQTKGWEKQYPYKVGKKKVYMTPSAAQEHGYIRADKHPKSTRFGRQNPVSEQWNSEAQLREWRKAWADAVNHTLQEHQIDTRIDHRSFADQGRDEQPTIHEGYHARDMEKKGLISDRCEINRQIRSDNRLFRELKRQVEKLAKTISANIPAIARRLEQLRGTMIMIRYYLFHNRMQASSASKWISMITPVLKKYKAITKTIRTKQAEKKSLQSQKKELNFLQPVQYYQISRKITTLTEDIEELLSLKERLISDNYFHNESEIKTSELTLQKQQDFLNKLNLQNENLWNQLTENQKLFQEIKKTVCSEKLEELFDTRADMRETVRNQIYQKLSQTIGQEFDTSLFYDSVRDIDNRLLEDSEAFRTQAFQKQIAKELGFRKDQSSLQKRKIQDYQR from the coding sequence ATCGCAATTTACCATATGTCGGCAAAAGTGGTCAGCCGTGGCGCAGGCCGTTCCGCCGTTGCTGCTTCTGCCTATCTTAGTTGCAGTCGCATGTATAATGATTACGATGGTGTCCAGCATGATTATACCCGGAAACAGGGACTTATTTTTCAGGAAGTCCTTCTCCCTCCAAAGGCTTCACCAGAATGGAAAGATCGGGAGCAGCTCTGGAATGCCGTGGAACGAGCCGAGAAAACCAAAGACAGCAGGCTTGCCAGAGAATTTGTTGTCGCACTTCCCATTGAACTGCCAAGGAAGGCACAAATCTCATTACTCCGTGATTTCATCCAAAATAATTTTGTCGATATGGGAATGTGTGCTGACTTTGCGATCCACGACACAGACGGTCATAATCCCCACGCCCATATCCTGCTAACCGTCCGCCCGCTGGAAACTGACGGAACCTGGCAGTATAAAACACAGAAAGAATACCTCTGCATCAGGAATGGGGAAGAAAAAGGCTTTACTGCCTCCGAATTTAAAGATGCTCAGACAAAGGGGTGGGAAAAGCAATATCCTTATAAAGTCGGAAAAAAAAAGGTATATATGACACCTTCAGCAGCCCAGGAACATGGTTATATCCGAGCAGACAAACATCCGAAAAGCACCCGTTTCGGCAGACAGAATCCTGTTTCAGAACAGTGGAACAGCGAAGCACAGCTTCGAGAATGGCGGAAAGCATGGGCAGATGCAGTCAACCATACTTTACAGGAACATCAGATCGACACCCGGATAGATCACCGTAGTTTTGCTGATCAGGGACGTGATGAACAGCCTACCATCCATGAGGGATACCATGCAAGAGATATGGAGAAGAAAGGATTGATTTCCGACCGCTGTGAGATCAACCGGCAGATACGATCAGACAATCGACTCTTCCGGGAATTAAAACGGCAGGTAGAAAAACTGGCAAAGACAATCAGCGCAAATATCCCTGCCATCGCCAGACGATTGGAACAGCTCCGGGGTACAATGATTATGATCCGCTATTATCTGTTCCATAACCGTATGCAGGCATCCTCCGCAAGTAAATGGATCTCTATGATCACACCGGTTTTGAAGAAATACAAAGCCATCACAAAGACAATCCGGACAAAGCAGGCTGAAAAGAAGTCCCTCCAGTCACAGAAAAAGGAACTCAACTTTCTGCAGCCGGTTCAGTACTATCAGATCAGCCGGAAGATCACGACTCTTACTGAGGATATTGAGGAATTACTATCGCTGAAAGAACGACTTATCTCTGATAATTATTTTCACAATGAATCTGAAATTAAAACTAGCGAATTAACTCTACAAAAACAGCAAGATTTTTTAAATAAACTGAACTTACAAAACGAAAACTTATGGAACCAGCTAACAGAAAATCAAAAACTATTTCAGGAAATAAAAAAAACTGTTTGCTCTGAAAAATTGGAGGAACTGTTTGACACCAGAGCTGATATGAGAGAAACCGTCAGAAATCAGATTTATCAGAAATTATCTCAGACAATAGGACAGGAATTCGATACATCCCTGTTTTATGACTCTGTCAGAGATATAGATAACCGCCTACTTGAAGATTCAGAAGCATTCCGTACCCAAGCTTTTCAAAAACAGATTGCAAAAGAATTGGGATTCAGGAAAGATCAATCTAGCCTGCAAAAAAGAAAAATTCAAGATTATCAACGATAA
- a CDS encoding carbohydrate binding domain-containing protein: protein MKYDRIRKAVFIERPNRFIAHVDLEGKRETVHVKNTGRCAELLVPGTEVYIQESSLSEDNAADFTINNTGDAAWKIQLKQNNVELEKGQWYRLSLDAKASIPRELMFAIQRDGSSDDDGTPYSGEKIVELGTDYNKYETVFQMTGETDPKALLSISMGAVGGRQITEKHRICIDNINLEKIDAPDIGEQPVGENLLVNSDFSSGNEGWENAVTSPGAADVSFENGRAVYKISNVGTEDWNVQLKQNGIVLEQGEHYKVTFKAKSSEARTIKLAMLSPSYNWFGGEDLVLDKDQEEEFTVEFTMNDETETNASMVISMGAIAEIDTLASTVELSEFSLIRTA from the coding sequence CGTTTTATCGCCCATGTGGATCTGGAAGGAAAACGGGAGACTGTTCATGTGAAAAATACAGGACGTTGTGCGGAACTTCTCGTTCCGGGGACAGAAGTTTATATCCAGGAAAGCAGCCTGAGCGAAGACAATGCTGCGGATTTTACAATTAATAATACAGGAGATGCGGCATGGAAGATCCAGCTGAAGCAAAACAATGTGGAACTTGAAAAGGGACAGTGGTACAGGCTTTCTCTTGATGCTAAGGCAAGTATACCAAGAGAGCTGATGTTTGCGATCCAGAGAGATGGATCTAGTGATGATGACGGGACACCTTATTCGGGAGAAAAAATCGTAGAACTGGGAACCGATTATAATAAATATGAGACTGTTTTTCAGATGACAGGCGAAACAGATCCGAAAGCGCTTCTCAGTATTTCTATGGGAGCAGTTGGAGGAAGGCAGATAACAGAAAAACATCGGATATGTATTGACAATATTAATCTTGAAAAAATTGATGCACCGGATATCGGTGAACAGCCAGTAGGAGAAAACCTTCTGGTAAACAGTGATTTTTCTTCCGGAAATGAAGGCTGGGAGAATGCGGTTACATCTCCGGGAGCAGCGGATGTTTCTTTTGAGAATGGGCGTGCCGTATATAAGATTAGCAATGTTGGAACCGAGGACTGGAATGTACAGCTAAAACAGAATGGAATCGTTCTTGAACAGGGAGAGCACTACAAAGTTACATTCAAGGCAAAGTCTTCAGAAGCCCGGACGATCAAACTGGCAATGCTCAGCCCGAGCTACAATTGGTTTGGTGGAGAAGACCTGGTGCTGGATAAAGATCAGGAGGAAGAGTTTACAGTAGAGTTTACAATGAATGACGAAACAGAGACGAATGCTTCTATGGTTATCTCAATGGGAGCAATTGCAGAAATTGATACCCTTGCTTCAACAGTAGAATTGTCCGAATTTTCATTGATCAGGACAGCGTAG